A genome region from Myxococcota bacterium includes the following:
- a CDS encoding ABC transporter permease, with protein MTESFGQLVWRRFKKHRLALGSAFILAILVLLALAAGLIQSFLGVSHDMASLELVNRPAGWPYLLGTNELGQDVFTRLLFGGRISLAVGIIAAITSAIIGSIIGLLAGYFGGWLDTCLMRFTDAMLSIPVLPLMIVFSAIDLEIMFGPSSLTSGNFSSVVKLIIIIVFFGWMTVARLARAAALQLKNLEFVTAARSLGAGNLRILLVHIFPNALAPIIVAATLEVGENILYEAALSFLGLGVQPPVSSWGNMLNNAVDYIKTDPSLAFWPGFFILLTVSCFNFFGDGLRDALDPHQVMKH; from the coding sequence ATGACCGAATCCTTTGGACAGCTGGTATGGCGGCGGTTTAAAAAGCACCGCTTGGCTTTGGGCTCTGCGTTTATATTGGCGATTTTGGTGCTGCTCGCACTGGCGGCGGGGCTGATTCAGTCTTTTTTAGGTGTTTCTCATGACATGGCTTCGTTGGAGTTGGTCAATAGACCGGCTGGTTGGCCGTATTTACTAGGCACCAACGAGCTAGGTCAGGATGTATTTACGCGGCTGTTATTCGGTGGACGTATTTCGTTGGCTGTTGGCATTATTGCGGCCATCACTTCGGCCATTATTGGTTCTATTATTGGACTGCTGGCAGGTTATTTTGGTGGTTGGCTCGATACTTGCTTGATGCGTTTTACCGATGCGATGCTGTCGATACCGGTGTTGCCTTTAATGATCGTCTTTTCGGCCATCGATTTGGAAATCATGTTTGGGCCTTCGAGCTTAACCAGCGGTAATTTTTCTTCGGTGGTTAAACTGATTATTATTATCGTATTCTTCGGCTGGATGACGGTGGCCAGGCTTGCCAGGGCGGCAGCGTTGCAGCTAAAAAACCTAGAGTTCGTAACGGCGGCTCGTTCTCTTGGGGCTGGCAACTTGCGTATATTGCTGGTTCATATTTTTCCCAATGCCCTCGCGCCGATTATTGTTGCTGCGACTTTAGAAGTGGGTGAGAATATTTTGTATGAAGCGGCTTTGAGCTTTTTGGGGCTTGGGGTCCAACCGCCCGTGTCTTCTTGGGGCAATATGCTTAACAATGCGGTGGACTACATCAAGACCGATCCTAGTCTGGCGTTTTGGCCTGGGTTTTTTATCTTATTGACCGTGTCTTGCTTTAACTTCTTTGGAGACGGCTTAAGGGACGCCCTTGATCCGCACCAAGTAATGAAGCATTAA
- a CDS encoding rhodanese-like domain-containing protein gives MIHQITVSDLKAKMASGRPFHFIDVRTREEWDEAKIPGAILMLDMPAVDIENLDKDADIVFQCRSGGRSQQMAERFATRGFTNLSNLSGGILAWQKHS, from the coding sequence ATGATTCACCAAATTACGGTTTCAGACCTGAAGGCCAAAATGGCCAGTGGGCGCCCGTTTCATTTTATTGATGTGAGAACGCGAGAAGAATGGGACGAGGCCAAAATTCCTGGCGCAATACTTATGCTCGATATGCCTGCCGTGGATATCGAAAACCTCGATAAAGACGCGGACATCGTCTTTCAATGCCGCTCCGGTGGACGCAGCCAGCAGATGGCGGAGCGATTTGCAACGCGCGGCTTTACCAATTTATCGAACTTATCAGGCGGAATTTTAGCATGGCAAAAACACTCCTAA
- a CDS encoding helix-hairpin-helix domain-containing protein — MWLLTVFFTFQLVDLNQASIEQLRTMDGVGLKMAERIVDHRNEKGGFASLEDLLLIQGMKPKLFEKVKRFATIGRAPKSSPKSKLPAVISDEEVDALLTGYGKEPSVQTVQEQALKYANAHPEQIRKWISRARKAHWLPKFTSGVDPRTSHLESTGEKTGGTETQGMRHGNDLRFHFKAEWHFNNLIFNQDEVGLGREFLRQSLMRERIIGRINEAYFERRRLQISKQIQDAPNSQTKIENALKVQELTAELDGLTGGWFSQNLGL; from the coding sequence GTGTGGCTATTAACGGTTTTCTTTACTTTCCAACTGGTCGATTTAAACCAGGCATCCATTGAACAATTGAGAACCATGGACGGCGTCGGCCTCAAAATGGCCGAACGCATTGTCGATCACCGCAATGAAAAAGGTGGCTTTGCGAGCCTGGAAGACTTGCTGCTGATTCAAGGCATGAAGCCCAAGCTGTTCGAGAAAGTCAAAAGATTCGCGACCATTGGCAGAGCGCCCAAAAGCAGCCCAAAATCAAAGCTCCCTGCCGTTATCTCAGACGAAGAAGTAGACGCTTTGCTGACTGGTTATGGCAAGGAGCCTTCCGTGCAGACAGTGCAGGAGCAGGCGCTCAAATATGCGAACGCTCACCCAGAACAAATTAGGAAATGGATATCTCGGGCCCGCAAAGCTCATTGGCTTCCCAAGTTTACTTCAGGCGTTGACCCAAGAACCAGTCATCTGGAATCAACCGGGGAAAAAACAGGCGGAACAGAAACGCAAGGCATGAGACATGGCAACGATCTCAGATTCCATTTCAAAGCTGAATGGCATTTCAACAATCTGATTTTTAATCAAGATGAAGTTGGACTGGGTCGTGAATTTCTGCGCCAATCACTCATGCGTGAGCGAATCATTGGCCGCATTAACGAGGCTTATTTCGAGCGTCGGCGGCTGCAAATCTCCAAGCAGATACAAGATGCGCCTAATAGCCAAACGAAAATCGAAAATGCGCTCAAAGTTCAAGAATTAACGGCTGAGTTAGATGGTCTAACGGGCGGCTGGTTTAGTCAAAACCTTGGTTTGTGA
- a CDS encoding DNA polymerase I: MKEPVYIIDGSGYVFRAYYAIRSLSTSKGVPTNAVYGFCTMLQKLIKDHQPKYLAIAFDTGRKTFRSDMYPEYKAHRPPPPPDLPPQFDLIKRLVDCFEIAQFAEIGFEADDVIGTLTRLAREAGHPVVIVTGDKDMMQLVSPEVSLLDELRAAKTGTELMVTPAEVKAKFGVMPDKVIDVLALMGDASDNVPGVKGIGEKTAIELIQEYGSLESVLNCAPMMKQKSRREKILQDSDLARLSKQLVSIDCHVDIEFDLANLENNGPNLLKLKAFYEELEFSRLLTDLNKPVAIAAQVLDPVGLNGVAHDAKRYLKPGEITGDPMLASYMLNPDAKHDLSALAEQYGIDNVNELTQLLEDKVREQGFWELYKNLEIPVENILAGMEQTGVLIDTNLLAQMSEEFGTRLKELEGQAYDMAGVEFNLASPKQVGEVLFGRLGLVSAKNSKTSQSTGADILEDLAKVHPLPKLLLEHRMLSKLKGTYVDALPKLVKPATGRVHTSFNQAVAATGRLSSSDPNLQNIPIKTEAGRRIRQAFIADPGCVLIALDYSQIELRILAHVTNDPLMRDSFVHEQDVHQRTASEIFGVPFESVSAAQRRVAKTINFGLLYGMGVYKLSETLGISRSEANVYLSRYHERYAGIFKWRDDLMNSARELGEVRTLLGRRRFLHDIKSHNRMLVARAERIATNTPIQGTAADMVKKAMIDVDAFLKVNYPAVKILLQVHDELVLEAPEGIAEAVALKVQQVMENAYALNVPVKVQFGIGKNWALAH; the protein is encoded by the coding sequence ATGAAAGAACCTGTGTATATCATTGACGGCTCTGGGTATGTTTTTAGAGCTTACTATGCCATCCGATCTTTGAGTACCAGCAAGGGCGTGCCGACGAATGCCGTTTATGGTTTTTGCACCATGTTGCAAAAGCTCATTAAAGATCATCAGCCTAAGTATTTAGCGATCGCCTTCGATACCGGTCGCAAGACTTTTCGAAGCGACATGTACCCTGAATACAAGGCGCATAGGCCGCCACCACCGCCTGATTTACCGCCTCAATTTGATCTGATTAAGCGGCTCGTGGACTGCTTTGAAATCGCTCAGTTTGCTGAAATTGGCTTTGAAGCGGATGACGTGATTGGAACACTCACCCGCCTCGCGCGTGAAGCTGGTCATCCTGTGGTAATCGTCACGGGCGATAAAGACATGATGCAGCTGGTATCTCCAGAAGTATCCCTTCTAGATGAGCTCAGGGCTGCAAAAACAGGCACAGAACTCATGGTCACGCCTGCTGAAGTCAAAGCCAAATTCGGCGTTATGCCCGATAAGGTCATCGATGTATTGGCCCTCATGGGAGATGCGTCCGATAACGTGCCCGGCGTGAAAGGCATCGGCGAAAAAACCGCCATTGAACTTATCCAAGAATACGGCTCACTCGAATCGGTGCTCAATTGCGCCCCGATGATGAAACAAAAATCAAGGCGCGAGAAAATCCTTCAAGACAGCGATTTAGCGAGGCTGAGTAAACAGCTTGTGAGCATTGACTGCCATGTGGATATCGAATTCGATTTGGCCAATTTGGAAAACAATGGCCCTAATCTACTCAAACTCAAAGCATTCTACGAAGAACTGGAGTTTAGCCGCTTATTAACCGATTTGAATAAGCCAGTAGCGATAGCTGCCCAAGTTTTAGATCCAGTCGGCTTAAACGGTGTTGCCCATGACGCCAAGCGATATCTTAAACCTGGCGAAATCACTGGCGATCCGATGCTCGCCAGCTATATGCTAAACCCCGATGCCAAGCACGATTTAAGCGCTTTAGCTGAGCAGTACGGCATTGACAACGTAAACGAGCTTACCCAGCTCCTAGAAGACAAAGTTCGCGAACAAGGCTTTTGGGAGCTGTACAAGAATCTCGAAATCCCCGTCGAAAATATCCTAGCCGGCATGGAGCAAACGGGCGTTTTAATCGACACCAATTTGCTTGCGCAAATGAGCGAAGAATTTGGAACGCGGCTCAAAGAGTTAGAGGGTCAAGCCTATGATATGGCTGGTGTAGAATTTAATCTGGCGAGTCCAAAGCAAGTCGGTGAGGTTTTGTTTGGCCGTCTCGGCCTAGTGAGCGCCAAAAACTCCAAAACTAGCCAGTCAACCGGCGCTGATATTTTGGAAGATTTAGCCAAAGTACATCCACTGCCTAAATTGCTCCTAGAACACCGCATGTTGTCCAAGTTGAAGGGTACTTATGTGGATGCCCTCCCCAAGCTGGTAAAGCCAGCCACGGGCCGGGTGCACACCAGCTTTAACCAAGCGGTGGCAGCGACTGGCCGTCTATCTTCCAGCGATCCGAACTTGCAAAACATCCCGATCAAAACCGAAGCGGGAAGGCGCATTCGTCAGGCTTTTATCGCAGATCCGGGCTGTGTTTTAATAGCACTTGATTATTCGCAAATTGAGCTGCGGATTTTAGCGCACGTTACCAATGATCCGCTCATGCGCGATTCTTTCGTTCACGAGCAAGATGTTCACCAAAGGACAGCCAGCGAGATTTTTGGAGTCCCATTTGAAAGCGTGAGTGCAGCGCAAAGGCGCGTGGCCAAAACCATCAACTTTGGCCTTCTATATGGTATGGGCGTCTACAAGCTTAGCGAAACCCTCGGTATCTCCAGAAGCGAAGCGAATGTCTATCTGTCCCGCTATCATGAAAGATACGCCGGCATTTTCAAATGGCGCGATGATTTGATGAACAGCGCGCGCGAGTTGGGTGAAGTTCGAACGCTGCTAGGACGCAGGCGCTTTTTGCACGATATTAAATCCCATAATCGAATGCTGGTAGCACGCGCTGAACGCATTGCGACCAACACGCCCATCCAAGGCACAGCCGCCGACATGGTAAAGAAAGCCATGATCGATGTCGATGCCTTTTTAAAAGTGAATTACCCAGCGGTAAAAATCTTACTTCAAGTGCACGACGAACTGGTTTTAGAAGCCCCCGAAGGGATCGCCGAAGCGGTAGCGCTTAAAGTTCAGCAAGTGATGGAGAATGCTTACGCGCTGAATGTACCGGTCAAGGTTCAGTTCGGGATCGGAAAAAATTGGGCATTGGCGCACTGA
- a CDS encoding NADH-quinone oxidoreductase subunit C yields the protein MQLLTQKRFTDRFKITAMEGSFYGMETPAHLPAMAVMLRDDLEGQLDQLLDLFAYEDENGIQLFYFFKSSQLGHTLRLIVKPGEPLYAPSLARIYTSADWLERECYDMFGVHFESHPRLKRLLLYPEFAGHPLRKHYPIDKAQPLIPIYA from the coding sequence ATGCAACTTTTGACCCAAAAGCGGTTCACCGACCGGTTTAAAATTACAGCCATGGAGGGCTCGTTCTACGGCATGGAAACGCCCGCACATTTGCCGGCTATGGCTGTGATGCTGCGCGATGATCTTGAAGGACAACTGGATCAGTTGCTCGATTTATTCGCCTATGAAGATGAAAATGGCATCCAGCTTTTCTACTTTTTCAAAAGTAGCCAGCTGGGACATACGCTACGGCTGATCGTTAAACCGGGAGAGCCCCTATATGCACCAAGTTTGGCTAGAATTTACACCAGCGCTGACTGGCTGGAAAGAGAATGCTACGACATGTTTGGCGTGCATTTTGAAAGCCATCCGCGGTTGAAAAGGCTTCTTTTATACCCAGAGTTTGCTGGGCATCCCTTAAGAAAACATTACCCCATCGATAAAGCTCAACCACTGATTCCTATTTATGCATGA
- a CDS encoding diguanylate cyclase, with protein sequence MFKGNLSVSKQISYRIVFFGLAISAFAFSFLIPIQVRIDRKHAIEHAYLLADAISSVYHAVDRREEVEAASQTLLGIAGSAEVAFVRIVGSKNKILYSTDPDKMTRSESYEQGEKQVGNLLYVTRKVSLPDSPIRAVEVVMDLRTLQNEAKFFLAKMAFAFLVVIFVLALLIGWMTHGIVGIRLERLIKAMGNAQKGSFLVRAQVDYLDEVGVLAKAFNSLLAALTRMQVKEIEFEQDLEQAHKQLSVKDQLELANISLNRRIQAQNLLMEAAHVLGGVLSKKVLVTRLVALLRDKLGWPDFGVFLVSPDSRLVMQVASGFLETPFFENLNFAFGEGVTGTAASTARSILVSDINLDERVRFRDHPDMPRGSALSVPMMYQDRVIGVMTFFHYKTNAFDQQDISMLDTLGALVSIALKNAELYEETLELATTDPLTGVMNRRAMERMLENEIIRAQRFSSPLAILLIDVDHFKLYNDRMGHLLGDIALKEIASCLLNSVRKVDGVARFGGEEFCVVLPQTSEEAAIEVAQKLVEAVRQLDVKGASEQPLGYLSVSIGISWFPNISEKDLVDTADRALYAAKHQGRDRALLFQVITL encoded by the coding sequence ATGTTTAAAGGGAATTTGTCTGTTTCAAAGCAGATTAGCTATAGGATTGTCTTTTTTGGGCTGGCGATTTCTGCTTTTGCCTTCTCATTTCTAATTCCCATTCAAGTACGCATCGATCGAAAGCACGCCATTGAACATGCGTACCTTTTAGCAGATGCCATCTCGTCCGTTTATCATGCGGTGGATCGCAGAGAAGAAGTCGAAGCCGCTAGTCAGACATTGCTTGGCATCGCTGGCTCGGCTGAAGTTGCCTTTGTCCGGATCGTAGGTTCTAAAAATAAGATTCTTTACAGCACTGATCCAGACAAGATGACGCGCAGCGAGTCTTACGAACAGGGCGAAAAGCAAGTTGGTAATTTGTTATATGTGACCCGCAAGGTCAGTCTGCCAGACTCACCCATCCGCGCGGTTGAAGTGGTCATGGACCTACGCACGCTGCAAAACGAAGCGAAGTTTTTTTTAGCGAAGATGGCCTTCGCTTTTTTAGTGGTGATTTTCGTTTTGGCTCTGCTCATTGGGTGGATGACTCACGGCATCGTTGGCATCAGATTAGAGCGTTTAATTAAAGCCATGGGAAATGCACAAAAAGGCTCGTTTTTGGTTCGCGCACAAGTTGATTATCTGGATGAAGTCGGTGTTTTAGCCAAAGCTTTTAATAGCTTGTTAGCCGCGCTTACCCGAATGCAGGTTAAAGAAATTGAATTTGAGCAAGATCTCGAACAGGCTCACAAGCAGCTGTCGGTGAAGGACCAGCTGGAGCTTGCTAATATTAGTCTGAACAGGCGCATACAGGCCCAGAATCTTTTGATGGAAGCAGCGCACGTGTTGGGCGGGGTGTTGAGCAAAAAGGTGCTGGTAACTCGTTTGGTCGCTTTGTTAAGGGATAAGCTGGGCTGGCCGGATTTCGGTGTGTTTCTGGTCTCACCAGACTCTAGGTTGGTTATGCAAGTGGCGTCAGGTTTCTTGGAAACTCCTTTTTTTGAAAATCTCAACTTTGCTTTTGGCGAAGGGGTTACCGGTACCGCCGCAAGCACTGCTAGGTCAATATTGGTATCGGACATTAATTTGGATGAGCGCGTGAGATTTAGGGACCATCCGGACATGCCGAGGGGATCTGCCTTGTCAGTTCCGATGATGTATCAAGACAGAGTCATCGGCGTGATGACCTTCTTTCATTATAAAACCAATGCTTTTGATCAGCAAGATATTAGCATGTTGGATACATTGGGCGCGCTGGTATCGATTGCGCTTAAAAATGCCGAACTCTACGAGGAAACACTAGAGCTTGCTACGACCGATCCGTTAACGGGCGTCATGAACCGCCGTGCTATGGAGCGGATGCTCGAGAACGAAATCATTCGGGCGCAGCGCTTTTCTTCACCACTTGCCATTTTGTTGATCGATGTGGATCATTTTAAGCTCTATAACGATCGCATGGGCCATTTGCTCGGGGATATTGCCCTGAAAGAGATAGCCAGTTGTTTGCTAAACTCTGTTCGGAAAGTGGATGGTGTCGCTAGGTTCGGTGGCGAGGAATTCTGCGTGGTTCTACCGCAAACTAGTGAAGAGGCGGCGATAGAAGTTGCTCAGAAACTGGTTGAAGCGGTCCGGCAACTGGATGTGAAAGGCGCGAGTGAACAACCCCTAGGATACCTGTCAGTCTCCATAGGTATTTCTTGGTTTCCTAATATTTCAGAAAAGGACTTAGTAGATACAGCCGACAGAGCGTTATATGCTGCCAAGCACCAAGGCCGCGACCGGGCGCTGCTATTCCAGGTGATAACCTTGTAA